The Paraburkholderia dioscoreae DNA window TGAGTTGCACGACCTTCGGCGTGGTGCTGCCGGCGGTGGGCCGCATCGCCTCGCCGGAAAACCGCAGCATGGCGATGGGTCTGGTCAGCGCCGGCGGCTCCGCGGGTCAGGTGCTGATGGTCCCGCTCGTGCAAGGCGTCCGGCTCAGTTCGGGCATCGCCACGTCGCTCTTCGTACTGGCGTTCCTGATGCTGCTGATCGCCCCGCTCGGCATGGTGCTCGACCGGCGCGCGCGGGTCGGCACACCGCTTCAGGAAGCGCCCGTCGCACCGCTTCGCAAAGTGCTCGGCCAGGCGGCCCGGCATCGCGGCTACCTGCTGCTGACACTCGGATTCTTCACTTGCGGTTTCCAGCTTGCGTTCATTGCCACGCATCTGCCCGAATATCTGTCGCTTTGCCATATGCCGGTCGGACTCGGCGCCACTGCCCTCGCGCTGATCGGCCTGTTCAATATGGCGGGCAGTTGGGCCTGCGGCTGGCTCGGCGGCCGTTACCGGCAGCATCATGTGCTCGGCTGGCTTTATCTGATCCGCAGCTTGACGATCGGCGCCTTCTTCCTGCTGCCGAAAACCCCTGCTTCGGTCGTGATCTTCGCGGCGGTGATGGGTCTGACCTGGCTCGGCACCGTGCCGCTCACGAGCGGACTGGTCGCCAAAGTGTTCGGCACGCGCCACCTCGGCAGCCTGTTCGGGCTGTGCTTTCTGAGCCATCAGATCGGCTCCTTTCTCGGCGCGTGGCTGGGCGGGCTGGTGTTCGATCTCACCGGCTCGTATTCGCTGCTGTGGGAAGCGACTGTCGTGGCAGGCCTCGTTGCCGCGATGTTGCACTTCCCGATCGACGACACCACGGTGAGCACGCCCGCGCTTCGGGCCGAGCCGGCGGCGGCGTAAACCTGCGTGCGGTGGCGGCGGGCGCTGCCACCGCACACTCGCTTCAATGCGGAATGCGGAATGCGGTGAGAATAGAAGCGCCCGGCAGTTGCCCCCGCCGCTATTTTCGCGGCGTATCTGCAGCAGCGGCTTTCGGCACACGCCCCATCAGATAGAACTCGTCGTTCGGAC harbors:
- a CDS encoding MFS transporter is translated as MSTANSKRFAPAFNQTTLVILAGALILSAAMGIRQTFGLFIGPFSFDRGLPVTLIAFAIALHNLVWGLAQPFAGAAADRYGSAPVVAFGATTFAAGLGLAAVAPSGAMLIVGMGLLVGIGVSCTTFGVVLPAVGRIASPENRSMAMGLVSAGGSAGQVLMVPLVQGVRLSSGIATSLFVLAFLMLLIAPLGMVLDRRARVGTPLQEAPVAPLRKVLGQAARHRGYLLLTLGFFTCGFQLAFIATHLPEYLSLCHMPVGLGATALALIGLFNMAGSWACGWLGGRYRQHHVLGWLYLIRSLTIGAFFLLPKTPASVVIFAAVMGLTWLGTVPLTSGLVAKVFGTRHLGSLFGLCFLSHQIGSFLGAWLGGLVFDLTGSYSLLWEATVVAGLVAAMLHFPIDDTTVSTPALRAEPAAA